The Flavobacterium sp. 20NA77.7 genome includes the window TGATGGTGGTGGTGTATTGCCTGATGTAGAAATTTCTGAAATGAAAAAAAGTGCTGTAGGACAAAACTTAACAGACTCTGATGCATTATTTAATTTTGCGACTCAGTTGTATTATAAAAATCCGAATGGCAAAGTGCCAAATGCTATTTCTGAAGCTGAATTTAGTGAATTTAAAGCCTATATTAAGAAAGAACATGTTGACCTAAACACACAAATAGAAAAATCATTTAAAACGCTTGTGGAATCAGCTAAAAAAGATAAAATTGAAAATGAATTAACGGTCGAAATTAAACAACTTGAAACGGCAATAGAAAAAGCTAAAGATAAAGAATTAGACAAAAACAAAGAAGAGATTAAACGTTTACTTTATCAAGAATTAGTACTAAAATATGGCTATAGAAAAGACTTTTATGATTATGTAGCCGCGCGTTATACAGATGTTCAAAGAGCCGTACAAATACTAACTAACACATCCGAATATCAAACTATTCTAAAAAAATAAACAAATGAAAAAGGTGTTTTTTATTGCTGTTTTTTTCATTTCGCTTTCGGGCTTTAGCCAAGAAGAAACGGTACATTCTATTTATTTTGAATCAGATGTACACGAATTAAAGGCCTTGCAATCTGAAGCGGTTGTAGCTTTTTTAAAAGTCATTGATACCACTCGCCTAGAAAGTATTTCTATCTTTGGGTATTGTGATGATATTGGTAAAATTGATTACAATTATAAGCTTTCTCAACGCAGAGCAAATGGAGTAAAAGACATGTTAGTTAAAAAAGGAGTAAAACTAAAAATCATCGTCAAAATTGAAGGAAAAGGAAAAGTCATGATTGACGAAGACTTAGAAGACAATGTGCCTGAAGCAAGAGCAAAAAACAGGCGTGTAGATGTAGTGCTAAACTTTAAACCTTTAATACTAGAAGAATTTAATATTCCTGGTTTATATACCACAATTAGAAAAGACGCCGTAGAAGGTGATCGAATCTATTTAGAGAAGTTGCTTTTCGACAAAGGAAGCAGTCGCCTAACTTCTAAAGCAAGAGAAGAATTAGACCGAATGGTTTTGCTTCTAAAAAGATATCCTAACATAGAATTCGAAATACAAGGTCATGTTTGTTGTACACCAAATTATCAAAAAGAAGCGGTAGACAAAGACACAAAAAAAAGAGAGCTTTCTAAAAACAGAGCAGAGAGTGTATATCGGTATTTTTTATCAAAAGGAATTAGCAAAACACGGATGACATTTAAGGGCTATGGAAATACACAATCATTGGGTAAAGATGCACAACTTGACAGAAGAGTGGAGTTACTAATAACTAAGGCTTAAGTTGGATTGTTAAAACCCTAATAAGCTCTCGTAAATCAGAAATTGTTTGATCTTTTTCTTTAATTCGCGCCTCATATTGTGTTTCTAATTTTTGTATAAAAAAATAGATAAATTCCTCATTTTTTACATCAACACTTTTTATTTCTTCTGCTTTTGAATCGAATAAAAATTCTTCTAAAGTTATAGAAAAAACGGTGCAAATTCTTTCTAAATGTACCGCCCAAGCATTACTTTGTCCGTTTTCCATTCTTGCGTAAGCAGATTGAGAAATAAATAATAAATCGGCAAGATGCTCTTGAGACCAATTTCTCTCAATTCGAAGCGCTTTTATTTTTTCGCCAATTAAATTTTTCATTTGTAGGTAATTAGATGTTATTGGGACTTTAACAAATAATCTTTAGAGTTAAATTAAAAAATTAGTATTTGAAACATAAAATATGTAAGAAAATATGTTAATTTATTTTTGTGTGAAATAAAAATGTTTATTTTTGAAATAGTAAAATTCTAAATCAAAAAAGGCATTTATTTTATAAAGCCTTGTCATATGTAGATTTACACCCATAAAGTATTAGTAAACTTTTTCACACAATATAAGAACAATTTTGGTTTATTCGAAATACGATTGAAATTACCCGAATTTCGAATAATAGGCTTGTGTTTTTGTAAGTAATTTAGCAATATTATTAACCAAATATTTTTAAATTATGAAAAAGTTTACTTACAGCGCAGTCGCTATTGTACTATTTTCATTTGCTGGAATAGCTAGTGAAAAAAATGAAAAAAAAGGATCTGTGAAACACAATGAAGTAGCTTCATTTGCTCTACCAAATTTAGAAACCACTGAAGCTATAAAGGGCAACCCTGCTACTTGCCAAAAAGTAGCCACCGCATTAACCGCATTATATGAAATGGATTTTGGAACTGTTGAAGATTGTTGTGAATACTATGAAATATACAATCATATCTACAACAATTGTATGAATAGTTAAATGAGTCAGAGGTTGCTTTTACTTAATTATATTAAGAGTAAAAGCAACCTCTTTTTAAAAATAAAATTATGATAAAAAAAAGTATAAATACAGTAGTCGTCTTGATTGTAATAATCAGCTGTAAAAGCTTTCATTCCGGAGAAAATCATATTTCAACAATAAACGAAAATAAAGAAAGTGGTATACAGGTTACATACGGTGTGGCACAAGGAAAAGGAAATGATATAA containing:
- a CDS encoding OmpA family protein, with the protein product MKKVFFIAVFFISLSGFSQEETVHSIYFESDVHELKALQSEAVVAFLKVIDTTRLESISIFGYCDDIGKIDYNYKLSQRRANGVKDMLVKKGVKLKIIVKIEGKGKVMIDEDLEDNVPEARAKNRRVDVVLNFKPLILEEFNIPGLYTTIRKDAVEGDRIYLEKLLFDKGSSRLTSKAREELDRMVLLLKRYPNIEFEIQGHVCCTPNYQKEAVDKDTKKRELSKNRAESVYRYFLSKGISKTRMTFKGYGNTQSLGKDAQLDRRVELLITKA
- a CDS encoding helix-turn-helix domain-containing protein, with product MKNLIGEKIKALRIERNWSQEHLADLLFISQSAYARMENGQSNAWAVHLERICTVFSITLEEFLFDSKAEEIKSVDVKNEEFIYFFIQKLETQYEARIKEKDQTISDLRELIRVLTIQLKP